The proteins below come from a single Mya arenaria isolate MELC-2E11 chromosome 8, ASM2691426v1 genomic window:
- the LOC128242275 gene encoding core-binding factor subunit beta-like isoform X2: MKSFSLSMLPFETDTVLGVVTKTFYKVMPRVVPDQRSRFDNDELFRKLSREGEIKYTGFKDRPIEERQLRFQTECREGHADLAFVATGINLQLQFKSNSWSENPDDRLVAPDFVDFDREPGKVHLKSQFILNGVCVIWRGWVDLNRLEGNGAIEYDAERAMVEANSLQQQIDNYNRQLRDFDDRQRRYQEEQERRAEAEAEEHST, encoded by the exons ATGAAGAGTTTCAGTTTAAGCATGTTGCCATTTGAAACAGACACAGTGCTTGGAGTAGTcactaaaacattttacaaagtcATGCCAAGAGTGGTACCTGATCAGCGATCAAGATTTGATAACGATGAATTGTTTAGAAAACTCTCAAGAGAAGGAGAG attaaaTACACAGGATTTAAAGATCGACCGATAGAAGAACGACAGTTAAGATTTCAAACGGAATGTAGGGAGGGTCACGCTGACTTG gCGTTCGTCGCCACGGGAATTAATCTACAGTTACAGTTTAAGTCAAACTCGTGGTCAGAAAATCCAGATGACAGATTAGTAGCCCCAGACTTTGTAGATTTCGACAGGGAACCCGGAAAA GTACACTTAAAGTCCCAGTTTATCTTAAATGGGGTTTGCGTAATATGGCGAGGATGGGTCGACCTTAATAGACTGGAGGGCAATGGTGCAATAGAATATGATGCTGAACGAGCAATG GTGGAAGCCAATTCGTTACAGCAGCAAATAGACAATTACAATAGACAATTACGTGATTTCGATGACAGACAACGAAGGTACCAGGAAGAACAGGAACGGCGCGCTGAGGCGGAAGCCGAG GAGCATTCTACTTAA